TGGCGGCCCGTCACCGTCCGTGACGCCCGCGAGAtacttagaagatgcctattcattcttctCTTGCTACTCACTCTTGAAAACTCAAATCGAATTCCGGTTCCGATAGAGTTATGAGTTAGAAAGAGAGGCAtttgttaaattttaggccGCAGCACTGTGCGAGCTACCGCCGTGAATCATTTGTTATGTCGTAGTTAAAAATCTTTGTAGAGTAAGCCTTCTGTACCTAGAAGGTTCCACTTATCCTTTTTCTGTGGTACTCATGTTTTTGCTGTGTTCAATATCTTAAAAGGTACTAATGTTTTTTCTGTGGTTAAACCCTTGGTACATGCAGTTACTGTATCTGACAGCCAACGTTAATGGCTGTGAGTAAGGGCGCAGCGCCCAAACCCCCGTCGCCGTCCGTGACGCCCGCGAGGTACTTAGCCCCCGTACAATCATCACACGTGCAGCTGTCGGTGAGGGTGCAAAGCCCGCGAGAGGTCGCTATCGCCTCCCACTTGATTTGTTCGTCTAGAGTCCCGCTACGTCTTAGGAGGTTCTGTAACAACACATAAGAAAATTAATGTGTACTAGAGGATgaccacgacttcgtccgcgtggatttagattttatagatcccgtgggaactatttgattttccgggataaaaagtttcctatttcgattacagggacacaagctacttcggtatctttcatacaaattgcttaagtggatgggtctttaggaatcccgcgggaactctttgattttccgggataaaatgtaacctatatccgtccccgggatataagctaaccctgtacctttcgtcaaaatcggttacactgttgggccatgaaaaggtagcagacagacagacagatagacacactttagcatttataatattagtatggatggactagctgatactagctgatataggtttttttagaaatcccattggaactcttaattttccgagataaaagtagcctatgtgttaatccagggtataatctatctccattctgaatttgaGCCAAATCTATCCGGTAGTTTTCGCGTAATgtgtggacgtatgcgtaacccggtgtgttaggggtttacgcgcgtcactgcGCACGTGTCATgcgtacgcaattggtgtggaTCGACCTGAAGACTCGGTCAAACATTATCGCGAGTAGAGATCATGTTTCTGAATAGTACAGTGATAATGGAACAACCTGTGTTGGTGCCGAAAAAGAATTGCACACTGCCACGTCGCTTGGCgtatttagagcctcgatagctcaacagttgaggagcggactgtattctgaaaggttggcggttcaaaccccacccgttgcactatcgtcgtacccactcggcacaagctttacgcttaattggatgggaaaggggactattagtcatgattagcatggctaatattctttaaacaaaaaaaaaaattagtcagtTTCTCTTCCTTCGATCTATTTTTTGTTCGTTACatatatgaatgaatgaaagaacgagtaatgaatagaatagaatagattttttattcaaataaacttttacaagtgcttttgaaccgtcaaataatttaccactggttcggaatgccgttcctaccgagaagaaccagcaagaaactcgaagaagcggttgctcttttaaattgttcaatctatactaataaataaaattggagtgtctgtctgtaatttcgaaataactaccgcatattaaggtcatatgattatttgaacgatactgtaactgaatcacacgtttttacgacacgaatttttgtctgtctgtctgtctgtttgaaaaggctaatcctgggaacggctgaaccgattttgacgggattttcacagacaagtagagaattgaccagggagtaacataggctacttttttaaccgactttcaaaaagggagttgtgtttttctacctatgtacactgaaatctccgagatttctgaaccgatttgcgtaattttttttttaatcgattcccacgagttcccacgggatttcagaccctaaatccacgcgggcgaagctgcgggccaTCAgctatttacaataatattcgaATGAATGATTAAAGCAATGAATGATTACCTGCATAACTTCCACGTTGCTGGCTTGCCACATATCCAAATCAGTCAGCTGCTGTTCCTTGGATCTGCTCTTCTTGGGTTTCTTCAACATGGCACAGTACATCGACACATCCTCGCTGTCCGCTATCGAGCTCTCGTCGAACTGTATCGAGTTGGCGTCGTACGTCGTCGACGCGTCCTCGTCTAACGCTATCGTGTCTGGTTCGTCGTGGATTTGTGATAATTGGTCGAGATCCTCGAGTGTGCTCGTCGATGTCCCGGAAGATGGGTTTTGGAATTGGTGGTAGTCTATCTGTGATTGAAAAGACTTTACGATTACACTGCcgtcgatttttaacccccgacccaaaaagaggggtgttataagtttgacgtgtgtatctgtctgtggcatcgtagctcatgaaccgattttaatttagtttttttgtttgaaagttggcttgatcgagagtgttcttagctataatccaagaaaatcggttcaaccgtttgaatgttatcagctcttttctagttactgtaacctttacttgtcgggggtgttataaatttttaatttacacttgtgtagtaAATAAGAAAGCCTTATAGTTACGccacaaagagttcccatgggatttttaaaaaacctaaatccatgcggacgaagtcgcgggcatcatctagtgaagaATATATATGTAGTTCCTAAATACGCACTTAAAgcatcacaagtgtaaattaaaaatttataatacccccgacaagtgaaggttacagtaactagacaagagctgataactttcaaacggctgaaccgattttccttatagctaaaaacactctctatcaagccacctttcaaacaaaaaaaaaaaactaaattaaaatcagttcattagtttaggagctacgatgccacagacagatacacagatacctacacacgtcaaacttataacacccctctttttgagtcggaggttaaaaaatagttttttattgagggtaaaaattttcaaaattaccaACCTGCAGCTGCTCTTCTAATTTGCTGCACTGACTCGCTGGTCGAGATCTCGGATGATCGTCGTAGATTAtctgtaacatttttttttattttaactggTTTGAGTGTTCTAGGTTCTAGCCCTTTTAAGCCTGGATGTTTAAGTATTGCAAAGTCATGAACTTTTTGCTGCTTGAAGAACTATTTCCATAGATAAAGTAAACATACTTTTTCTTGTTCTACCCACAACTGAAAATCTTAGTAACTGAAACTTTTTTAAGGGGCAGGAGaacggcctgcccgcgaaattcaattaaagtatcgactaatttgtgagaatagtcgataatttaatttatttcttaaattggacCTTTTcatgtaaagatttttatataaacctgtgaggatgatattgccattgtcgcaaataaaataaccataagcctacgttgtcgtattagttaacaaattgcgaaaaaccaaattaaagaatttcgcgggcaggctcgtcgcttccaccttaaatgTAAAACTCATATTCCATCCTTTTTTAACaatatgaaaaagaaaaagatgcaaatactctacTCAGTTATAAAATGCTTACCTCATCATCGTCGTCGTCGTCTATGCTAAGGATGGAGAATATTTCCGCGGGAATCATGTCCTCGTTGCCCATGAAGCCTTTGCTTGTCGAGGGCACGGGCGAATCTGGGGTCTTATCTGTGGATAGGTTAATCATTATATTTagggaatattattgtaaattgaacaattgaaaagagcaaccgccgagtttcttgctggttcttctcggtaggaacggcattccgaactagtggtaaattatttgacgattcaaaagcacttgtaaaagtttatttgaataaaagtctattctattctattctattaaccTAAGCTACTAAAAATCGCTAACCATAAGGGAGTGATTTGATATCCTTTgttataaagtacctacatatttaaatttcattttggtcGTCACGTCTCCAGCCACTCTGTAATGTGattcagtaaattttttttttcgtgaatacattttaattttttttttgtgatgtaaccatagaCACACGGGTTTCGGATATAttatattcctttacttgttctataagacctacctatttgccaaatttcatgattctaggtccgtgataccctataggttttcttaacagaaacGACTGagatacagacaacaaagcgatcctattagggttcctctttcctttttgaggtacggaaactaaaaattaaaaaagagacCTACAAAATCAAATACGTGTTAAAGAAATGTGTCTTACAATGATCAACTTCGTTGTTGCTTTCTAGAAGGTTCTCAGTGGAAGGCTGTTCAGGCTGCTCCCTACTTCTGGACTTGAATAGCCCAAATTTCGTCGGCGCCATTTTCTGCAATTATATCTGtggggattaataaattatcatacaaatgacaaataCAGGTACAATCATTTATCACTACTcatccatactttcatactaataaatattataaatgcgaaagtgtgcctgtctgtctgtcttatattgtcttaataattaaaaataaactacataCTTAGTAATCTAATTAATAAATGGCTAAAATGGAACTGGTTAAAATATCTATCACAACATTGGCTATGATGAAATCAATATTTTGAACTTAATATTCACAGCTCAATTTTTGGCGCCCAACGTGGGCcaaaagtccaaaaaaaatttttttttgtttgtttggtaCCAAGATCTTAAATTAATACTTTACTGTTTCAAAGGACCTTGTTAGCACTAAAGCTATGTAAATACATTCATTAGCTTGAAAATTAGTTATTAAGTAAATCACCTGaaccttaaaatatttaaaatctttaatatttaatttaaactacTTAGTAATCTAATTGGCTAAAATGGAATTGGGTTAAATATCTATCACAACATTGGCTAAGATAAAAAACCAATATTTTGAACTTAATGTTCATGGCTCAAGGTTTGGCGCCCAACGAGGGAccataaacaaaatatttggcACCCAACATGGgaccaaaattttaatttattaaatgacCTGGTTAAAACTAAATCTACACAATACTTAGTACACATGTACATTGGCCAGCTAAAAAATACTTAGACTTTCAAACCACTTACCTTAATACAATCCTAATTTTAGCTTAGATTTCCTTGTATTtggaaaacaattttataaaacaGATTCTAGATGCTATAGTAGTTGATATAAACACGTCAGTATATAGGTAAGAACTCAAAAAATAGTCGGtaaaagaatatattattagCTTGCTCCCGAAATATAAATGgatataattttacattaataaaaatagATCGTATATAGGTACCGAAAATATGAACGTTTTGCAAAAATACACGAGatacaaaaagtaaaaacactATCTTCTTCAATTCCTCAAAAAACACTGAAAAAGGTCTTTTATAGTAGACACAAGTCTACAATCTCTACTTGCTGGTTACCACAAACGacactattttttttaccaacaatgaattaaaatataattcattaattttttttacgtattaattttgtacttttttGCTTTCTGTTATTCCATTTAGGTACATAAGCACTTATATTTTTGCAAGAATGCTTGAAAAGTGGTTTAATACCATagatattacaattattttcaaTCTGGACATGATAAAGAACCTTCTTCGGGCCTTCGTAGATGCGCGCGCAACATGTTTTGTAATCTATTTAACTTCGATTACAGAGAATGAACTTGATATTATGATAAGAACTCTACCTAATTCATTTTAAGGATTATATTAGTTTGCAGTGGTCTAATTTAGATTGTTTTATTTGGTAGTGATCCCGATCTTGATTGGCAATCAAGGGATTTCATGCTTACATCCATACATCAAATGGTGAATTAGATGTTAAATCAATTGATCCAtacttaacattataaatgcgaatgtgtgtctgtctgtctgtctgctacattttcacggcccaacagtttaaccgattttgacgaaatttgataactaaggagttagcttatatcccggagatggacataggctatttttatcccggaaaatcgatgagttcccacgggattcttaaatgcccatccgctcaaccaatTTGCATGAAATCTGgaactgaggtagcttgcgtccctgcaattgacataggcaactttttatcccggaaaatcaaatagttcccacgggatctttaaaaaccgaaatccacgcggacgaagtcgcgggcatcctctagttagtatataaaagtattttttattagagTCCCACTGCTGGACACATTTCTCGTAGAAGAGAGAAGTAAATAGAGGGCCTTTTCCATACTTATATCAGCTTTGCATGACAAATCAATCGCTGAACCGGTTGTGATAAAAGACACGTACATAGCTTGAATCCCGGAAACAGGGATAGGATACATTTTATCCCCATAAAAGAAGGGTTTACTACAGGACGTGTAAATAAAACAGACAAATCACATTCGTGTATTGCATTtctgaaataagtaggtaggtactatttattaaaactcTACACTAGACCCCTAGAACTATAATTTTAACatttaataagttttaaattaatttaacagtGATAGCGGCCAAAAATCCCAAAAATAATTTTCACCCAGCCTGAAAATTTATTTTgaggatttatttttaaagtacgTTAATTGACAATAAATTAATACTCAATTGACTAGTTAAGAGTAGCACATTTTGGTATTGAAATTgatagttaaataaattataatagttaataaaactatacataggtacctaattgacaATAATTACTTAAGCGTAGTATTTGGCATATTAAAATTCactaaaacaattatttacattttttataatgtttatcaatctgaaataaataatactgggacatttttttgtgttttttttttttcatttgcgaCAGTTTTTTCGATTCCATTTTACTTATATCCAAGGTTCTTAAACATGGCGTCTTCGTTATGCATTTCGTCGAAAAATGGCATCTCCCTAAATACTATCGACGAATCGGCTATGTGCATTTGCCTTTTCCCGTacctgcaataaaaaaaaaaatataaaattcaaacaatggtaaaaaaatcttaacaagtgtaaataataaatttataacacccccgacaagtgaaggttacagtaactagaaaaaagctgataactttcaaacggctgaaccgattgtcttgggttatagctaagaatactctcgatcaagccacctttcaattcaaacaaaaaaaaactaaattaaaatcggttcattactttaggagctacgatgccacagacagatacacagatacacacgtcaaacttataacacccctctttttgggttgggggttattAATAATTCGCCAATGAATCTTACAATACCAACAGCGCCATCTAACGATGTAGTTATAAACTACGAGATTCTACAACAAACCACGATAGAAACCAAAACGTTGCCAAGTGATTTTATTAACTTTCTTTTATATAGCAAGCGAAAGAGTCACGCCATCTAGTGGCAAATAGCTTTAATTATTAGCGCCCAGTATGGgtcgaaaagtaaaaaaaaaaacttaatatcgAAGAACTAAGGTAGACTGATTTTTAACTGGAtgtgttatttaaatttttataatataaaacaatacGTTTCATTAGTCTCTAGAAGTCCCACGTTGGGCGCCAACCGCAAAATAATCGATTTCTTTAGTAACGATATTTATACCGGTTGTAGTAGCGGTTTTGAAGTAGCGATACTTATATGGGTAAGTAGCGATACTTATACACCGATAAAAGTACAATACTTATACCGGTAAAAGTAACGATACTTACCTATACCGGTAAAAGTACGATACATCAATAGGTTATTAAGCTACGCACCGTCCTCTACCATGTACAGAGTAGTATtcctgtagttttttttttatttactataggtaagcgcttgaccacaatcacacctgatggaaagtgatgatgtggtctaagatgggacgcgtttacctagaaggtgcctattcactcttgttttaaagatacccggattgtaagtTCAAGTAGTTGGAGATCTGTTCGGCGGAGTCGAAGCGCTCGGGGCGGCGCGGACGGTAAAAGTGACGATATTTATACCGGTTAAAATAACGATACTTATACCGGTAAAGTAACGATACTTATACCATTAAAAGTAACGATAGATCGATATTCGATAGGTTATTAAGCTACGCACCGTCCTCTACCATGTACAGAGTAGTATTCCTGTAGTTCCTTCAAGTAGTTGGAGATCTGTTCGGCGGAGTCGAAGCGCTCGGGGCGGCGCGGACGGTAAAAGTGACGATATTTATACCGGTTAAAATaacgatatttatatattggtTAAAGCTACGCACCGTCCTCTACCATGTACAGAGTAGTATTCCTGTAGTTCCTTCAAGTAGTTGGAGATCTGTTCGGCGGTGTCGAAGCGCTCGGGGCGACGCGGGCGCGGGTACTGCGCCTGCGTCACGCACGACAAGATGGCGCACAGCAGCAAGATGGCTGACAGGAGGACGCGCATGGCTACAACAAAGAATCCTCATCATAATCATCGTCAAACTACATacagcgtccactgctggatatgtaggtatttttaaccgacttcagaaAAGGAGAAAGttcttaaccgacttcaaaaaacgttcaaaaaactacattacacgtgtagaaacaaaaattattttttactttttagtgtttgtggtaattgaagtcggtttttttttgttttttttttaagaaatgaaattaaatgatttatttattttgcgaaatTTGACTAACAATGATGGTATATTGACAGGTCTTTGGCcttcacattttgccatttaTGTATGGCGTGCTAAATAGACACTTCCACACTTCGCGGTCTATCCAGCGGCGAAAcatttagggtacttcccgttgacctagaatcatgaaaggcaagtagcaaggtcctatagcacaagtaaagggaaaaatctgaaaaacgggaatttgtggttccatcacaaaaaattaaagatttgtcCGAAATGATTAATTTgataaatcacatcaagatggcgctgtgCGACATTAACTTTCAACATTTCATCGTACTAGTTTCAGAAATCTTAGTGAGAGTCagtggaagaagaagacattaagcctcaatagctcaacggttataggagcggactgaaatttcggatttcagtccgctcctataaccgttgagttTAGttggttggcggttcaaaccccacgtTGTTGTTGTTacgaatgttagtcatgattaaaaatgggtattttttttaaaatgttgtgccgaccccacgtagcatgggatgaGGTCTGGAAAAAGAAGGAGTTTCAGAAATCTTGTACCATAGTGCGTAACCCCTCGTGTGTAaatccgattcgcacttgaccgttttgtTTTTAAGTATCGCGGCAAAATATTAGAGAGATAAAAATCCACAATCTATCATATTAAAATCCTGTAACTGATTAAATTACAAAAGAACCGATGCTGTTCTAATATCGATTACATAATTAAATCTCGATTCGGGGATTTCGATTATCATTTCGATAAACAAAATCGATTATTACAATCAGTATCGGTACTCTACAGGATATACTATTGACATATATTTTGGAGAGATTTTAGAaatttttgacctggttcctcttttacctttcta
The DNA window shown above is from Maniola jurtina chromosome 27, ilManJurt1.1, whole genome shotgun sequence and carries:
- the LOC123879067 gene encoding uncharacterized protein LOC123879067, producing MAPTKFGLFKSRSREQPEQPSTENLLESNNEVDHYKTPDSPVPSTSKGFMGNEDMIPAEIFSILSIDDDDDDEIIYDDHPRSRPASQCSKLEEQQIDYHQFQNPSSGTSTSTLEDLDQLSQIHDEPDTIALDEDASTTYDANSIQFDESSIADSEDVSMYCAMLKKPKKSRSKEQQLTDLDMWQASNVEVMQNLLRRSGTLDEQIKWEAIATSRGLCTLTDSCTCDDCTGAKYLAGVTDGDGGLGAAPLLTAINVGCQIQ
- the LOC123879068 gene encoding pro-neuropeptide Y-like yields the protein MRVLLSAILLLCAILSCVTQAQYPRPRRPERFDTAEQISNYLKELQEYYSVHGRGRYGKRQMHIADSSIVFREMPFFDEMHNEDAMFKNLGYK